The Mesorhizobium sp. B1-1-8 genome contains a region encoding:
- a CDS encoding glutathione S-transferase family protein, whose translation MSIRISAFAWVPPVAQGLVRDLRVRWALEEAGLGYEERRLKLGDNAAPEYLALQPFGQIPAYEEDGLALFESGSIVLHIAERCETLLPSDPKGGARTKTWMFAALNTVEPPVLFLNQLQQMNSPEAAALQKPVAEAVQRRLDGVASRLSNRDYLEEDQFTAGDLLMTTVLRILRNTDLVSDMPVLVAYQSRCEARPAFQRALSAQMATFHRNDPARQPSA comes from the coding sequence ATGAGCATTCGGATCAGCGCATTTGCATGGGTGCCACCTGTCGCGCAAGGCTTAGTGCGCGACCTCAGGGTGCGGTGGGCGCTTGAAGAAGCTGGCCTCGGCTACGAGGAACGAAGGCTCAAGCTGGGTGACAACGCGGCCCCAGAGTATCTTGCCCTGCAGCCGTTCGGCCAGATTCCGGCTTACGAAGAGGATGGTTTGGCGCTGTTCGAGTCTGGCTCTATCGTGCTGCATATCGCCGAGCGCTGTGAGACGCTTTTGCCCTCGGACCCGAAAGGCGGTGCGCGAACCAAGACCTGGATGTTCGCGGCCCTCAACACAGTTGAGCCGCCGGTGCTGTTCTTGAACCAACTGCAACAGATGAACAGTCCAGAGGCCGCCGCACTTCAGAAGCCCGTCGCCGAAGCCGTGCAGCGACGATTGGACGGCGTGGCCAGCCGGCTTAGCAATCGCGACTATCTGGAGGAGGATCAGTTTACGGCTGGCGACCTCCTAATGACCACGGTGCTGCGCATCCTTCGCAATACCGATTTGGTCAGCGACATGCCTGTGCTGGTTGCCTACCAGTCGCGCTGCGAGGCGCGCCCCGCCTTCCAAAGAGCGCTCAGCGCCCAGATGGCCACGTTCCACAGGAACGACCCGGCCCGTCAACCGTCGGCCTGA
- a CDS encoding SDR family NAD(P)-dependent oxidoreductase, giving the protein MTRLNGKTAVITGGATGIGRAAAKRFVEEGAFVFIFGRRQEALDAAVADLGPNARAVKGSVSDEADLDRLYATVKAERGSLDIVFANAGAGGPLPLGQITAEHIDETFDTNVKGTIFTVQNALPLMGPGGSIILTGSSAGTTGAPGFTAYSASKAAVRNLARTWAEDLKGTGIRINVLSPGATATELAKEALGEEGQKAYGAMTPLQRMADPAEIGAVAAFLASSDSSFMTASEVAVDGGLAQL; this is encoded by the coding sequence TTGACCAGATTGAATGGAAAGACCGCCGTGATCACCGGCGGCGCTACAGGCATCGGCCGCGCCGCAGCAAAGCGATTCGTCGAGGAGGGCGCCTTCGTCTTCATCTTCGGCCGCCGACAGGAAGCGCTCGACGCCGCTGTGGCGGACCTCGGGCCCAATGCCCGTGCGGTGAAAGGCTCGGTCTCGGATGAGGCCGACCTCGACCGGCTCTACGCTACGGTGAAGGCCGAGCGCGGAAGCCTTGACATCGTCTTCGCCAATGCCGGGGCCGGAGGCCCGCTTCCGCTCGGCCAGATCACCGCCGAGCACATTGACGAAACCTTCGACACCAATGTGAAGGGTACGATCTTCACGGTCCAGAACGCGTTGCCGCTGATGGGCCCGGGGGGTTCGATCATCCTGACCGGATCGAGCGCCGGCACCACAGGCGCCCCGGGGTTCACTGCCTACAGCGCGAGCAAGGCGGCAGTGCGCAACCTCGCGCGGACCTGGGCGGAGGACCTGAAGGGCACCGGCATCCGCATAAACGTGCTGTCGCCCGGGGCGACGGCGACCGAACTCGCGAAGGAAGCGCTGGGCGAGGAGGGCCAGAAGGCCTACGGCGCGATGACTCCGCTCCAGCGCATGGCCGATCCGGCGGAAATTGGGGCGGTGGCTGCCTTTCTGGCGTCGTCGGACAGCAGCTTCATGACCGCCAGCGAGGTCGCCGTCGACGGCGGCCTGGCGCAACTCTGA
- the guaA gene encoding glutamine-hydrolyzing GMP synthase, with translation MTTANHSSTVPADTVLIVDFGSQFTQLIARRIREAGVFSEIVPFQSAEAAFRRINPKAVILSGGPASTTDIGSPRAPQIVFEAGVPVLGICYGQMTLCVQMGGVAESSEHREFGRAFVEIEKESPLFEGLWAPGQRHQVWMSHGDRVISLPPGFEVLGKSEGSPFAIFGDIERKMYGIMFHPEVVHTPDGARLLRNFVHNIAGIEGDWTMRAYREHAVEAIRSQVGKGKVICALSGGVDSSVAALLIHEAVGDQLTCILVDHGLMRKDEAQSVVEMFRQHYNLPLILVDASDRFISALEGEADPEKKRKTIGRLFIEVFEEEAKKLGGADFLAQGTLYPDVIESVSFSGGPSVTIKSHHNVGGLPERMNMQLVEPLRELFKDEVRALGKELGLPESFIGRHPFPGPGLAIRCPGGITREKLEILREADAIYLDEIRKAGLYDAIWQAFAVLLPVQTVGVMGDGRTYEFVCALRAVTSVDGMTADFYHYDMSFLAAAATRIINEVRGINRVVYDVTSKPPGTIEWE, from the coding sequence ATGACGACAGCCAATCATTCCAGCACCGTCCCGGCCGACACTGTCCTGATTGTCGATTTCGGCAGCCAGTTCACACAGCTCATCGCCCGCCGCATCCGCGAAGCCGGCGTCTTCTCCGAGATCGTGCCGTTCCAGTCGGCGGAAGCGGCCTTCAGGCGCATCAATCCGAAAGCGGTGATCCTGTCCGGCGGCCCGGCCTCCACCACCGACATCGGCAGCCCGCGCGCGCCGCAGATTGTCTTCGAGGCCGGCGTGCCGGTGCTCGGCATCTGCTACGGCCAGATGACGCTCTGCGTGCAGATGGGCGGCGTCGCGGAGAGCTCCGAGCATCGCGAATTCGGCCGCGCCTTCGTCGAGATCGAGAAGGAGAGCCCGCTGTTCGAGGGCCTGTGGGCGCCGGGCCAGCGCCACCAGGTGTGGATGAGCCATGGCGACCGCGTCATCTCCTTGCCGCCGGGCTTCGAGGTGCTTGGCAAATCTGAAGGCTCGCCCTTCGCCATCTTCGGCGACATCGAGCGCAAGATGTACGGCATCATGTTCCACCCCGAAGTGGTGCACACGCCTGACGGCGCCAGGCTGCTCAGGAACTTCGTCCACAATATCGCCGGCATCGAGGGCGACTGGACCATGCGCGCCTATCGCGAGCATGCGGTCGAAGCGATCCGTAGCCAAGTCGGCAAAGGCAAGGTGATCTGCGCGCTGTCGGGCGGCGTCGATTCCTCGGTCGCGGCACTGCTGATCCACGAAGCGGTCGGCGACCAGCTCACCTGCATCCTCGTCGACCATGGCCTGATGCGCAAGGACGAGGCGCAAAGCGTGGTGGAGATGTTCCGCCAGCACTACAATCTGCCGCTGATCCTGGTCGACGCATCCGACCGCTTCATCTCGGCGCTGGAGGGCGAAGCGGATCCCGAGAAGAAGCGCAAGACCATCGGGCGGCTGTTCATCGAAGTCTTCGAGGAAGAGGCAAAGAAGCTAGGCGGCGCCGATTTCCTGGCGCAGGGCACGCTCTATCCCGACGTCATCGAAAGCGTCTCCTTCTCCGGCGGCCCGTCGGTAACCATCAAGTCGCACCACAATGTCGGCGGTCTGCCCGAGCGCATGAACATGCAGCTGGTCGAGCCGCTGCGCGAATTGTTCAAGGACGAGGTGAGGGCGCTCGGCAAGGAGCTCGGCCTGCCCGAAAGCTTCATCGGCCGTCATCCTTTCCCCGGCCCCGGCCTTGCCATCCGTTGCCCGGGCGGCATCACGCGCGAGAAGCTGGAGATCCTGCGCGAGGCCGACGCCATCTATCTCGACGAAATCCGCAAGGCCGGCCTCTACGACGCCATCTGGCAGGCCTTCGCCGTGCTCTTGCCGGTACAGACGGTCGGCGTGATGGGCGACGGCCGCACCTACGAATTCGTCTGCGCGCTGCGCGCCGTCACCTCGGTCGACGGGATGACCGCGGATTTCTACCACTACGACATGAGCTTCCTCGCCGCCGCCGCCACCCGCATCATCAACGAGGTGCGCGGCATCAACCGGGTAGTCTACGACGTGACGTCAAAGCCACCTGGGACGATCGAGTGGGAGTGA
- a CDS encoding SRPBCC domain-containing protein → MYDRVIWPEKYDPKTSAIYALNEIDVKAPPGVVWKLLVDAENWSSYFPPEDQVKILSGERELARGTKYSRVTVGFPMSLVVTECEPFRRLAWATTVDGDDTGSSAYHGWVITPTDDGCHVLTEETQQGSWFLDELGRKRPGGLYRYHQEWVERLASAAEAKVEVKGRAGQGWRSLK, encoded by the coding sequence GTGTACGACCGTGTGATTTGGCCCGAGAAGTACGACCCCAAAACGTCGGCGATCTATGCGCTCAACGAGATCGACGTGAAAGCGCCCCCAGGAGTGGTATGGAAGCTGCTGGTCGATGCTGAGAACTGGTCGAGCTACTTTCCTCCTGAAGACCAGGTCAAAATCCTGAGCGGCGAAAGGGAATTGGCGCGCGGGACCAAATACAGCCGAGTGACCGTCGGATTCCCGATGAGCCTGGTTGTTACGGAGTGCGAGCCCTTCCGCCGACTTGCGTGGGCAACGACTGTCGATGGTGATGACACCGGCTCGAGCGCGTACCATGGCTGGGTCATCACCCCCACAGATGATGGCTGTCACGTGCTGACCGAGGAAACGCAGCAGGGCTCGTGGTTCCTCGACGAACTCGGGCGCAAGCGTCCCGGTGGGCTCTATCGCTATCACCAGGAATGGGTCGAACGCCTTGCCAGCGCGGCGGAGGCGAAAGTAGAAGTCAAGGGCCGCGCCGGCCAAGGTTGGAGATCATTGAAATGA
- a CDS encoding NADPH-dependent F420 reductase, producing MSYAIIGFGKIGQALAHAFARKNIDVSVASRRPAETLAPQARAIGPTVVAKSLRDALEADTIILAVPFGEHREVAKALPSWEGKTVIDAMNALVPLEELDGLPSSAFVAKAFTGAKLVKAFNHLIAATLAADPIVEGGHRVVFLSSDDEDATAPVAALAKQLGFAPVKLGKLNEGGWLVHARGRVWGQLIFQDLFKKEQ from the coding sequence ATGAGCTACGCAATTATCGGCTTCGGCAAGATCGGCCAGGCCCTCGCCCACGCCTTCGCCCGTAAAAACATCGACGTGAGCGTCGCGAGCCGCCGGCCGGCCGAGACGTTGGCGCCGCAGGCTCGAGCGATTGGCCCCACGGTCGTCGCCAAGTCGCTGCGCGATGCACTCGAAGCCGACACAATCATCCTGGCGGTCCCGTTCGGGGAGCACCGCGAGGTTGCGAAGGCCCTGCCGAGCTGGGAAGGCAAGACGGTCATCGACGCGATGAACGCGTTGGTTCCCCTTGAAGAGCTGGACGGTCTCCCGTCCTCCGCCTTCGTCGCGAAGGCGTTCACCGGCGCCAAGCTCGTGAAAGCTTTCAATCATCTGATTGCGGCCACCTTGGCTGCCGATCCGATCGTCGAGGGCGGCCACCGGGTCGTCTTTCTGTCGAGCGACGACGAGGACGCGACCGCTCCCGTGGCGGCCTTGGCCAAACAACTCGGGTTCGCACCCGTCAAGCTGGGAAAGCTCAACGAGGGTGGTTGGCTAGTGCACGCACGCGGCCGCGTTTGGGGTCAGCTCATCTTCCAGGATTTGTTCAAGAAGGAGCAGTAA
- a CDS encoding SRPBCC family protein, which produces MTVTEDTTLVITRNFEAPSTRVFDAWLTREEWQSWIGPDGVDCEISKLEPHVGGQYRLEMHMGGQAPIAVAGVFKIIDRPRTLSFTWGAEGDLSRQSLVTLTFTELEGKTEMTLRQEGLGSAANHDQHEQGWNSTLNKLARHLKREQR; this is translated from the coding sequence GTGACCGTAACAGAAGACACCACCCTGGTAATCACGCGTAATTTCGAGGCTCCGTCCACGCGCGTGTTCGATGCCTGGCTGACGCGCGAGGAGTGGCAGTCCTGGATCGGGCCCGACGGAGTTGATTGCGAGATTTCCAAGCTCGAACCCCACGTCGGTGGCCAATATCGGCTTGAGATGCATATGGGCGGTCAAGCGCCGATTGCTGTCGCCGGCGTATTCAAGATCATCGATCGACCCCGCACGTTGAGCTTCACCTGGGGAGCGGAAGGCGACCTTTCGCGGCAGAGCCTAGTGACGCTCACGTTCACCGAGCTGGAGGGCAAGACCGAAATGACGCTGCGCCAGGAAGGCTTGGGAAGTGCCGCCAACCACGATCAGCACGAGCAGGGCTGGAACAGCACGCTGAACAAACTCGCCCGCCATCTTAAGCGGGAGCAGCGTTGA
- a CDS encoding LysR family transcriptional regulator, with product MIDWDDVRYFLAVARGGSVRAAAERLGVNHSTVLRRIAQLEERLGVHMFEKLPSGYRLTTAGEEVLEFADQMQASSHLLETRVFGRDQSVRGRLRVTLAPPLATHLLMPDFAEFARLHPDIEMDILSSGELANLTNREADVAIRVVYDRKTLPLNLHGLKGPEVFGGVYMSRDRLAAWRAGAPDPIRWIVISIHGIPDWASEGEVRTTAVPFRTTDAEAQIAAVRQGLGITTLPCFVGDADPLLVRVPGTDLHMYGTLWLLTQGESRKTKRVRLFTEFISRRLAAHAPLLAGLPISRD from the coding sequence ATGATCGACTGGGATGACGTTCGCTACTTTCTTGCCGTCGCGCGCGGAGGCTCGGTGCGGGCTGCCGCCGAGCGCCTCGGTGTGAACCACTCGACCGTGCTGCGACGCATCGCGCAGCTCGAGGAACGCCTGGGGGTGCACATGTTCGAAAAGCTGCCTTCGGGCTACCGCCTGACGACTGCGGGCGAGGAGGTCCTGGAGTTCGCGGACCAGATGCAAGCGTCGTCGCACCTGCTGGAGACGCGCGTCTTCGGGCGCGACCAGAGCGTGCGCGGGCGTCTGCGGGTGACGCTGGCGCCGCCCCTCGCGACGCACCTGCTCATGCCGGACTTCGCCGAATTCGCGCGTCTGCATCCGGACATCGAGATGGACATCTTGTCGTCCGGCGAGCTGGCGAATCTGACCAACCGAGAGGCCGACGTGGCGATCCGCGTTGTCTACGACCGCAAAACCCTGCCGCTCAATCTTCACGGCCTGAAGGGGCCGGAGGTGTTCGGCGGCGTCTACATGTCCCGCGATCGACTGGCCGCGTGGCGTGCGGGCGCGCCGGATCCCATCCGGTGGATCGTCATAAGCATTCATGGAATTCCGGATTGGGCCAGCGAGGGTGAGGTTCGCACCACGGCGGTTCCATTCAGGACCACGGACGCCGAGGCGCAGATCGCTGCTGTACGGCAAGGGCTCGGGATCACGACGCTGCCATGCTTCGTCGGCGATGCCGACCCTTTGCTGGTAAGAGTGCCGGGTACCGACCTGCACATGTACGGAACGCTCTGGCTTCTCACACAGGGGGAGTCCCGCAAGACGAAGCGCGTGCGGCTCTTCACCGAGTTCATATCCCGCAGGCTCGCCGCGCACGCTCCGCTTCTCGCGGGGCTGCCCATATCGCGCGACTGA
- a CDS encoding ArsR/SmtB family transcription factor, which yields MHDLDPIFGALADPTRRAILARLAQGETNVGTLAKPFAISPPAISRHLKVLEEAALISNERQGKQRVCRLNRETLARAQEWLDFSRRFWSGSFDRLDSHLKKPSEERAP from the coding sequence ATGCATGATCTTGACCCAATATTCGGCGCCCTGGCCGACCCGACACGTCGGGCGATCCTCGCGCGGCTAGCTCAAGGCGAAACCAATGTCGGGACTCTGGCCAAGCCGTTCGCGATTTCCCCGCCTGCGATTTCACGCCACCTCAAGGTGCTGGAAGAAGCGGCGCTGATCTCGAACGAACGCCAAGGAAAACAGAGGGTATGCCGATTGAACCGTGAGACGCTGGCGCGGGCCCAAGAATGGCTCGATTTCAGCCGCCGGTTCTGGAGCGGAAGCTTCGACCGTCTTGATAGCCACTTGAAGAAACCATCGGAGGAGAGGGCGCCGTGA
- a CDS encoding SDR family NAD(P)-dependent oxidoreductase, with amino-acid sequence MNIDLKGKKAIVTGSTAGIGRATVEGLARTGASVVISGRGNARVDEAVQQIRQTIPGSNVTGVAANLATVEGVEAFITQVPDADILVNNVGTAYIRDYNGIEDIANIPDEDWLGLFQLNVMSGVRMTRHYLPRMVKKGWGRVVFVSSESAVNIPKEMLDYGMTKTAQLAISRGLAEAAAGTGVTVNAVLPGPTRSEILGQFMAKQAEANGITQEEAEQGFLKAMRPTTLIQRFATTDEVANMIVYACSEQASATTGAALRVDGGVVRFVA; translated from the coding sequence ATGAATATAGACCTCAAAGGTAAGAAGGCGATTGTCACCGGGTCAACGGCGGGCATCGGCCGTGCCACTGTGGAGGGTTTAGCCCGTACAGGGGCGTCAGTCGTTATCAGCGGTCGTGGGAATGCCCGGGTCGACGAGGCGGTGCAACAAATTCGGCAGACCATTCCCGGGAGCAATGTCACTGGCGTTGCAGCAAACTTGGCCACCGTCGAAGGTGTCGAGGCTTTCATCACGCAGGTGCCGGACGCCGATATCCTCGTGAACAACGTGGGTACGGCATATATCCGGGACTACAACGGCATCGAGGACATTGCGAATATCCCGGATGAGGACTGGCTTGGCCTGTTCCAGCTGAATGTCATGAGCGGCGTGCGCATGACGCGCCACTACCTGCCGCGCATGGTGAAAAAGGGCTGGGGCCGAGTCGTGTTCGTCAGCAGCGAGTCCGCGGTCAATATCCCCAAGGAGATGCTCGACTACGGCATGACAAAGACCGCGCAACTCGCGATCTCGCGCGGGCTTGCCGAGGCGGCCGCGGGCACGGGCGTCACCGTCAACGCCGTCCTGCCGGGCCCTACTCGGTCTGAGATCCTGGGTCAGTTCATGGCAAAGCAGGCGGAGGCGAACGGGATCACGCAGGAGGAAGCCGAGCAAGGCTTCCTGAAGGCGATGCGTCCGACCACCCTCATTCAGCGTTTTGCGACCACCGATGAGGTCGCCAACATGATCGTCTACGCCTGCTCGGAGCAGGCTTCCGCGACCACCGGTGCGGCTCTGCGCGTCGACGGCGGCGTAGTCCGCTTCGTTGCCTGA